One Jeotgalibaca porci genomic region harbors:
- a CDS encoding helix-turn-helix domain-containing protein — protein sequence MPGTIHNDRWISLQEVCDYLGVKRHTVMRWIDQRGMPASKVGKLWRFKTVDIDEWIKKGGASDEREVIK from the coding sequence ATGCCTGGAACAATACATAACGACAGATGGATATCCCTGCAAGAAGTTTGCGACTATCTTGGGGTAAAGCGCCACACGGTCATGCGTTGGATTGATCAGCGCGGTATGCCTGCATCAAAGGTGGGAAAGCTCTGGCGTTTCAAAACCGTTGATATAGACGAATGGATTAAAAAAGGCGGAGCCTCCGATGAGCGGGAGGTTATAAAATGA
- a CDS encoding nucleotide disphospho-sugar-binding domain-containing protein, translated as MNVLMVNLPFSGHTNPTLPLTAKLVEAGHKVTYVNAPEFREKIEHTGATFVPYKDYPENASEKYKKNHSFVAAYDTAISLKEKFDILIYEMFFYPGIDLAKQLGIPCVRQFSQPAWNDTTWKEAPTVFKISAKLIDMQVLPKKVAKNKGFSNLCLKDGITKSKPNLNIVYIPKQFQNKSEEFDDSYLYVIPKPAVISGNVVIPYEKMKSPIVYISLGSILSDKSFYKKCIKAFGGKEVSVILNTGNVSPDILGKIPENIYAYSFVPQIEVFSHTDVFLTHCGMNSINEALCFGVPMVAMPFINDQVTNANQLVNLGIAKRIHSFVQNTNEIYATVMEVAASSVMKEKAIEMKKAIDNQMTWESIVRRIEDLV; from the coding sequence ATGAATGTTTTAATGGTAAATTTACCATTTTCGGGACATACGAATCCAACACTTCCGTTAACTGCTAAGCTGGTGGAAGCTGGGCATAAAGTTACATATGTGAATGCACCCGAGTTTCGTGAAAAAATTGAACATACCGGAGCAACATTTGTTCCATATAAAGATTATCCTGAAAATGCAAGTGAGAAATATAAGAAAAACCATTCTTTTGTAGCAGCATATGACACAGCTATTTCTTTAAAGGAAAAGTTTGACATACTCATTTATGAAATGTTTTTCTATCCTGGTATCGATTTGGCAAAACAGCTGGGAATCCCTTGCGTAAGACAGTTTTCGCAGCCTGCATGGAATGATACTACTTGGAAAGAGGCACCAACAGTGTTCAAAATATCTGCAAAACTTATTGATATGCAGGTGTTGCCAAAGAAAGTTGCAAAAAATAAGGGCTTTTCAAATTTGTGCCTTAAAGATGGAATTACCAAAAGTAAACCTAATCTTAATATCGTATATATTCCTAAGCAATTTCAAAATAAAAGTGAAGAGTTTGACGACTCCTATCTGTATGTAATTCCTAAACCAGCGGTTATATCCGGGAATGTTGTGATTCCGTATGAGAAAATGAAATCGCCAATTGTGTACATTTCTCTTGGAAGCATTCTTAGTGATAAGAGTTTTTATAAAAAATGCATCAAAGCATTTGGTGGTAAGGAAGTATCTGTAATTCTAAATACTGGAAATGTGTCGCCAGATATATTAGGAAAAATTCCAGAGAATATATATGCGTACTCTTTTGTGCCACAGATAGAAGTGTTTTCTCATACAGATGTTTTCCTTACACATTGTGGAATGAACAGTATTAATGAAGCATTATGTTTTGGTGTGCCAATGGTTGCCATGCCTTTTATAAATGATCAGGTTACAAATGCAAATCAGTTAGTTAATCTTGGAATAGCAAAAAGAATCCATTCTTTTGTACAAAATACAAATGAAATTTATGCGACGGTAATGGAAGTTGCAGCATCTAGTGTAATGAAAGAAAAAGCTATAGAGATGAAAAAAGCAATTGATAATCAGATGACATGGGAGAGCATAGTAAGACGAATTGAAGATTTGGTATAA
- a CDS encoding YdcF family protein: protein MRKEKIKEVIFNHQEFILYSEEVNAIINGWAERHRDRFLQISSDIDPKVLIHDIAEDKSTTTHENMMFCKRIIDARTENASIAYSTTNYHVFRSGFLAQEVGVKADGIGARTKWYFWPNAMISEVVGVFSRQSKRQWLFIAGLILFFGLVGYAYTLIY from the coding sequence TTGAGAAAGGAAAAAATCAAAGAAGTCATCTTTAATCATCAGGAGTTTATTCTTTATTCTGAAGAAGTAAATGCCATTATTAATGGATGGGCAGAACGCCATAGAGATCGCTTTCTCCAAATAAGTTCAGACATCGATCCCAAAGTGCTGATCCATGACATAGCAGAGGATAAATCAACAACCACGCATGAAAACATGATGTTCTGCAAGAGGATCATTGATGCTCGTACCGAAAACGCTTCCATAGCATACTCCACAACGAACTATCATGTATTCCGCAGCGGTTTTCTTGCTCAAGAGGTAGGCGTAAAGGCAGATGGTATCGGTGCGCGTACAAAATGGTACTTTTGGCCAAACGCGATGATTAGCGAAGTTGTCGGCGTTTTTTCAAGACAATCCAAAAGGCAGTGGCTTTTTATAGCTGGTTTGATTCTGTTTTTCGGTTTAGTTGGATATGCCTACACACTAATCTATTAA